The proteins below come from a single Ictalurus furcatus strain D&B chromosome 15, Billie_1.0, whole genome shotgun sequence genomic window:
- the ngfa gene encoding neurotrophin-7, producing the protein MRSSTPVLLFLISVQAALNMVGNTHSQEPANQNAGTQDSTHDDLIPTVDPKLFNKRRYRSPRVLFSDVVPSDGRSEPRSPRIRRRARDIQNRGEYSACDSENHWVGNMTRATDLGGNEVMVLPDVRINNVVKKQMFYETTCRVTNRGPTHRGMKAGTTGCRGIDNKRWNSYCTNTHTYVRALTSFKNQVTWRFIRINAACVCVVSRKSWKH; encoded by the coding sequence ATGAGGTCGTCGACGCCGGTCCTGCTCTTCCTGATCAGCGTCCAGGCTGCACTCAACATGGTGGGAAACACCCACTCACAGgaaccagccaatcagaacgcagGAACCCAGGACTCGACCCACGATGACCTCATCCCCACAGTCGACCCTAAACTGTTCAACAAGCGGCGTTACCGATCACCTCGTGTGCTCTTCAGCGACGTAGTGCCCTCCGATGGCCGTTCAGAGCCTCGGAGTCCGCGAATACGGCGGAGAGCACGCGACATCCAGAACCGCGGTGAATATTCGGCCTGCGACAGCGAAAACCACTGGGTGGGAAACATGACCCGTGCTACAGACTTAGGGGGAAACGAAGTGATGGTGCTGCCTGATGTTCGCATCAACAACGTGGTCAAGAAGCAGATGTTTTACGAAACCACTTGCCGCGTCACAAACCGTGGGCCCACCCACCGCGGGATGAAGGCGGGAACAACCGGGTGCCGTGGGATCGATAACAAGCGCTGGAACTCCTAttgcaccaacacacacacatacgttcGTGCGCTAACATCTTTCAAGAATCAGGTCACCTGGAGGTTCATCCGAATTAACGCCGCGTGCGTGTGCGTGGTCAGTCGAAAGTCGTGGAAGCACTGA